A part of Methanothermobacter sp. genomic DNA contains:
- a CDS encoding NADH-quinone oxidoreductase subunit H, giving the protein MDASYSIISVTGTVLLGLIVSLWLPGIERKFVHARIQQRIGPPVSSPGLMAVLKFFYKKTIEPCSPLPRLYNSLPIIGFISALLILLFLIPPMYTFGALASLVAVVGFLKIEEVIYVFMGSLSRSVMSLRMPFPDLAKGAKHPNVQRYFLEDLSAMRAFRLIAFGSFPIYIALFVPAVMAGSISIGDIVAYQAANGPVLFTLAGVIGTVAFFIGYMILLNEYPFAILKTKADVIEGPYMEYASKYRAFVYITRGFLMFTLGCLFSVLFIGVPPNILSLGILVNLAAAAIFPVIMAVFSAFAPVFTFKQFYPVTAAASVIGVLALVVAFV; this is encoded by the coding sequence GTGGACGCATCATATTCAATCATATCTGTCACTGGAACAGTCCTGCTCGGATTGATTGTAAGCCTCTGGCTGCCGGGGATTGAGAGGAAATTTGTCCATGCAAGGATACAGCAGCGCATAGGCCCCCCTGTTTCAAGCCCGGGGCTCATGGCTGTACTCAAATTCTTCTACAAAAAGACAATTGAGCCATGCTCACCCCTCCCACGCCTCTACAACTCACTCCCCATTATAGGGTTCATATCAGCACTCCTCATACTTCTCTTCCTCATACCCCCCATGTACACCTTCGGGGCCCTCGCAAGTCTGGTCGCAGTTGTGGGATTCCTAAAGATAGAGGAGGTGATCTACGTCTTCATGGGTTCACTCTCAAGGTCAGTCATGTCCCTGAGGATGCCATTCCCTGACCTTGCAAAGGGGGCCAAACACCCCAATGTCCAGAGGTACTTCCTTGAGGATCTAAGTGCAATGAGGGCTTTCAGGCTGATTGCATTCGGTTCATTCCCCATATACATCGCACTATTCGTGCCGGCGGTTATGGCTGGAAGCATATCCATCGGGGACATCGTGGCATACCAGGCAGCCAATGGCCCGGTACTCTTCACCCTTGCAGGGGTTATAGGTACCGTGGCATTCTTCATCGGCTACATGATACTCCTCAACGAGTACCCCTTCGCCATACTCAAAACCAAGGCCGATGTTATAGAGGGGCCATACATGGAGTACGCTTCAAAGTACAGGGCATTCGTTTACATAACCCGGGGATTCCTCATGTTCACACTGGGATGTTTATTCTCTGTACTTTTCATCGGGGTACCCCCAAACATACTCAGCTTGGGCATACTCGTCAACCTGGCAGCTGCAGCTATATTTCCCGTAATCATGGCAGTCTTCAGTGCAT
- a CDS encoding nickel-dependent hydrogenase large subunit, whose translation MDGKREIIETEITMGTVHSAAIEPYRVRLFVEDEIVRDAEITVGVNHRGIERIMEGLPVEKANSLTEKVCGICSGVHLWNSVLVAEKGLGVEIPERASYIRIIVGELERLHSHLLYLAHGNEVLGHETFSMRLFYIRETVMELLRLIGGNRVQYGVPIIGGIRPRADLDEMKIQRISEGMDFIEEKVEAFAERFTSDPMVMSRITGVCPISRKDALRLHVTGPTLRATGVEFDLRTEMPCYEPFEFDIITQDGGDVRANLLMRVLEIFESIKIIRQALRDLPDGRVVDRNWEMQDTGIVKSYVEAPRGRLYHSYAIEDGRVRGSIIRTPSMSNIGAMQYACIGHHITDAQLGIVQCDPCFTCTDRAIEIIDLNAER comes from the coding sequence ATGGATGGGAAAAGGGAGATAATTGAGACAGAAATAACAATGGGTACCGTGCACTCGGCAGCCATAGAACCCTACCGTGTGAGGCTGTTCGTTGAGGACGAAATAGTCAGAGACGCCGAGATAACCGTAGGGGTCAACCACCGGGGAATTGAAAGGATAATGGAGGGTCTCCCTGTGGAGAAGGCCAACAGCCTGACAGAGAAGGTATGCGGGATCTGCTCAGGCGTCCACCTCTGGAATTCAGTCCTGGTGGCTGAAAAGGGCCTCGGAGTGGAGATACCCGAAAGGGCCTCATACATAAGGATAATAGTTGGGGAACTTGAAAGACTCCACAGCCACCTCCTCTACCTGGCCCATGGAAATGAGGTCCTTGGGCATGAAACATTCTCCATGAGACTATTCTACATAAGGGAGACCGTTATGGAACTTCTGAGGCTCATAGGAGGTAACAGGGTACAGTACGGCGTACCCATCATTGGGGGTATAAGACCGAGGGCAGACCTTGACGAGATGAAAATCCAGAGGATAAGTGAGGGAATGGACTTCATAGAGGAGAAGGTTGAGGCCTTTGCAGAGAGGTTCACCTCCGATCCAATGGTGATGTCCCGTATCACAGGGGTCTGCCCCATAAGCAGGAAGGATGCCCTTAGATTACATGTAACAGGCCCAACACTCAGGGCAACTGGTGTTGAATTCGACCTGAGGACTGAAATGCCATGCTACGAGCCATTTGAATTTGATATCATAACCCAGGATGGTGGGGATGTCAGGGCAAACCTCCTCATGAGGGTCCTCGAGATATTTGAATCCATAAAGATAATAAGACAGGCCCTCAGGGACCTCCCGGATGGAAGGGTTGTTGACAGGAACTGGGAGATGCAGGATACAGGGATAGTGAAGAGCTACGTTGAGGCCCCAAGGGGAAGACTCTACCACTCCTATGCAATAGAGGATGGAAGGGTGAGGGGCTCAATAATAAGGACACCCTCAATGTCAAACATTGGTGCCATGCAGTATGCCTGCATAGGCCACCACATCACCGATGCACAGCTCGGGATAGTGCAGTGCGACCCCTGCTTCACATGCACAGACAGGGCAATTGAAATAATAGACCTCAATGCTGAAAGGTGA
- a CDS encoding NADH-quinone oxidoreductase subunit B family protein, which produces MGLKSFSRARAVHAMLVYTGGCNGCDIEIVNAVLSPKYDAEQYKIFLTWNPREADVLIVTGPVTKQNEGPLREIYNAIPEPKAVIAAGACALMGGVYKNIHGDIPSEEICGPVDKIIPVDAKVPGCAVRPEDVLAGAVAALPKLLEAD; this is translated from the coding sequence ATGGGTCTCAAATCATTTTCAAGGGCAAGAGCTGTACATGCAATGCTCGTATACACCGGGGGATGCAACGGCTGCGACATAGAGATAGTGAACGCAGTTCTCTCACCGAAATATGACGCCGAACAGTACAAGATCTTCCTGACATGGAACCCTAGGGAGGCCGATGTACTCATAGTAACCGGTCCGGTCACAAAACAGAACGAGGGGCCACTTAGGGAGATATACAATGCAATACCAGAACCCAAGGCTGTTATAGCTGCAGGGGCATGCGCTCTGATGGGCGGGGTCTACAAGAATATACATGGGGACATCCCCTCAGAGGAAATCTGCGGCCCAGTGGATAAGATCATACCTGTGGATGCAAAGGTCCCTGGATGCGCGGTAAGACCTGAAGATGTCCTTGCAGGGGCAGTCGCAGCACTGCCAAAACTTCTGGAGGCAGATTGA
- a CDS encoding 4Fe-4S dicluster domain-containing protein: MKNILRIMLEGSYTNLKRILFAADRVTDMELRKRILEGTVEPEPKVAEVSCIGCAGCSNACPTGAIEMKDLDEPVEIIEGLIKRQIPVLNSEKCVHCYYCHDFCPLYALFGEPGTIHPNDVGEVEFDAGAVLQKPVKISEDKLKFISQFLADKSVIKRTDTLAEAARKM; encoded by the coding sequence GTGAAGAACATATTAAGGATAATGCTGGAGGGTTCCTACACAAACCTCAAGAGGATACTCTTTGCAGCAGACCGGGTAACTGACATGGAACTGAGAAAAAGAATCCTCGAGGGCACAGTGGAACCGGAACCAAAGGTCGCGGAGGTATCATGCATAGGATGCGCTGGATGCTCAAATGCATGCCCAACAGGGGCCATCGAGATGAAGGACCTGGATGAACCTGTTGAAATCATAGAGGGCCTCATAAAGAGACAGATACCGGTCCTCAACAGTGAGAAGTGTGTTCACTGCTATTACTGCCATGACTTCTGCCCCCTCTACGCACTCTTCGGGGAACCAGGGACCATCCACCCCAATGATGTGGGGGAGGTGGAATTTGACGCCGGAGCCGTACTTCAGAAGCCCGTTAAGATAAGTGAGGACAAACTGAAGTTCATATCACAGTTCCTGGCGGATAAAAGCGTTATAAAGAGGACCGATACCCTTGCAGAGGCTGCAAGGAAGATGTAG
- a CDS encoding 4Fe-4S binding protein yields MFISTGKCEGLGECIRACPTEAIRMIDGRPFSCITCGACMEACPNKAIRRNRYGGYVVDRAKCNACGVCEMTCPVNSIRIEDGVVKGICARCGRCADKCPLGARVDAFDLIEDRQLRFLESLNLAVKPPVRRTPQSHEATRINVITDPDKCTLCRRCQYYCPTGAIIIDTDEGVCTECRVCEDVCPVGAIEDLEIDPEKCTLCLKCLRECPSRAIYVDDFEVKIRRPETEREGSIVSCLNCGLCAGACERGALKMVDGKLRYDPSLCRDCDETPCIDACPVGTLRMVEGELRGYCVSCGRCVKACDVSRARDFRTVRWDGSVSEDCISCGVCSEICPVDAITLKRGSIEVDTDKCILCEKCGIHCPADAIPKTTMKKRRITGGFTLIDPRLCIGCGLCLDICPEDAISRDESGLMIVDEDKCIHCGACSNICPARAVLFEREFGLSD; encoded by the coding sequence ATGTTCATATCAACAGGAAAATGTGAGGGACTTGGAGAATGCATCAGGGCATGCCCGACTGAAGCAATAAGGATGATTGATGGGAGGCCCTTCAGCTGCATAACCTGCGGTGCATGCATGGAGGCCTGTCCAAACAAGGCAATACGCAGGAACAGGTACGGGGGATACGTGGTTGACAGGGCAAAGTGCAACGCCTGTGGTGTCTGTGAGATGACATGCCCCGTAAACAGCATAAGGATAGAGGATGGTGTCGTTAAGGGCATATGTGCAAGGTGTGGCCGATGTGCGGATAAATGCCCGCTGGGTGCCAGGGTGGATGCATTTGACCTCATAGAGGACAGACAGCTCCGCTTCCTGGAATCACTAAACCTGGCAGTGAAACCACCGGTGAGGAGAACACCACAGAGCCATGAAGCCACCCGGATAAATGTGATCACCGACCCTGATAAATGCACCCTCTGCAGGAGATGCCAGTACTACTGTCCAACAGGCGCGATAATAATTGATACAGATGAGGGAGTATGCACAGAGTGCCGTGTCTGCGAGGACGTCTGTCCCGTGGGGGCGATAGAGGACCTTGAGATAGACCCTGAGAAGTGCACACTCTGCCTCAAATGCCTCAGGGAATGCCCGAGCAGAGCAATATACGTGGATGACTTTGAGGTAAAGATAAGGAGGCCAGAAACAGAGCGTGAGGGCAGCATAGTATCCTGCCTCAACTGCGGGTTATGTGCAGGGGCCTGTGAGAGGGGAGCACTCAAAATGGTTGACGGCAAACTGAGATACGACCCATCACTCTGCAGGGACTGCGATGAAACCCCCTGCATAGACGCATGTCCCGTTGGAACCCTGAGGATGGTTGAAGGGGAACTGAGGGGCTACTGCGTATCCTGTGGCCGCTGCGTTAAGGCGTGTGATGTGAGCAGGGCCCGAGACTTCAGGACGGTGAGATGGGACGGCTCGGTTTCAGAGGACTGCATATCCTGTGGTGTATGCTCAGAGATATGCCCTGTTGATGCCATAACCCTTAAGAGGGGCTCCATAGAGGTGGACACCGATAAATGCATACTCTGTGAGAAATGCGGAATCCACTGCCCTGCAGATGCCATACCAAAAACTACCATGAAGAAGAGAAGGATAACAGGTGGCTTCACACTCATAGACCCGCGCCTGTGCATTGGATGCGGCCTCTGCCTGGATATATGTCCTGAGGATGCAATATCAAGGGATGAAAGCGGACTAATGATCGTGGATGAGGATAAATGCATACACTGCGGTGCATGTTCAAACATATGCCCTGCAAGGGCGGTTCTCTTTGAGAGGGAGTTCGGTTTATCAGATTAA
- a CDS encoding energy-converting hydrogenase B subunit J encodes MFAGPIIFGFLLGFILGSRIRDDEFPASTYIALLLVLILVAWNIGPFPYYTDIPIATGFATAAAGIVVGKLLLGR; translated from the coding sequence ATGTTTGCAGGTCCAATAATCTTCGGGTTTCTACTTGGATTCATACTTGGAAGCAGAATAAGGGATGATGAGTTTCCCGCATCCACCTACATCGCGCTGCTACTGGTCCTCATCCTCGTGGCATGGAACATCGGTCCATTCCCGTACTACACGGATATCCCCATCGCCACAGGGTTTGCGACTGCAGCAGCAGGTATAGTTGTGGGCAAACTCTTACTTGGGCGCTGA
- a CDS encoding MnhB domain-containing protein — translation MSTILKIFAFPAAIFIMCLGILTVLGGHITPGGGFQGGAMVAAGFIFCAVVYGIEKSPFQFSHEFMSAMESIGALGYVALGLCGLLFSGFFLYNLGVDLYGISQSVSGFFNYPDPTHAGIIPYLNIVVGLKVLVGLSAIVITFMEFRGEEVTE, via the coding sequence ATGAGTACAATACTTAAGATATTCGCATTCCCTGCAGCAATATTCATAATGTGCCTGGGGATCCTGACGGTGCTCGGGGGCCACATCACACCTGGAGGGGGCTTTCAGGGGGGCGCGATGGTTGCAGCGGGGTTCATATTCTGTGCAGTCGTATACGGAATCGAAAAGAGCCCCTTCCAGTTTTCACATGAATTCATGTCTGCAATGGAAAGCATAGGGGCACTTGGATACGTCGCACTGGGACTCTGCGGCCTGTTATTCTCAGGTTTCTTCCTTTACAACCTGGGAGTTGACCTTTATGGCATATCACAGAGTGTTAGCGGCTTCTTCAACTACCCTGACCCGACGCATGCAGGTATAATACCCTACCTAAACATAGTTGTGGGTCTCAAGGTCCTCGTGGGGCTCAGTGCAATCGTAATAACCTTCATGGAGTTCAGGGGTGAAGAGGTCACAGAATAG
- a CDS encoding EhbH — protein sequence MSESIRGLMATVALGLFGVTLFDAIIDLSKVINPGISIIYNYLGTKIAPNMVTVVVFDWRAYDTLGEALILVTAVLVTLLVFGRGKVQMGRDDGGKER from the coding sequence GTGTCTGAATCCATCAGGGGGCTCATGGCAACGGTGGCCCTAGGCCTCTTCGGGGTAACACTCTTCGATGCCATCATTGACCTTAGCAAGGTGATAAACCCAGGGATAAGCATCATCTACAATTACCTCGGAACAAAGATAGCCCCAAACATGGTGACGGTTGTCGTGTTTGACTGGAGGGCCTACGATACACTTGGAGAGGCCCTTATACTTGTCACGGCTGTGCTTGTAACCCTTCTGGTATTTGGAAGGGGTAAGGTCCAGATGGGGAGAGATGATGGAGGGAAAGAGAGATGA
- a CDS encoding energy-converting hydrogenase B subunit G, EhbG, which translates to MSFYDTVIDRIRELTEKDGEKGVSNISASAALTAEITVTAAVLIAAVMLRKINFILMVFMVLLLAVFLLTSFPLSVRLRREQGDEFSRMIFYALMTLGILVSIFYWGGSGV; encoded by the coding sequence ATGAGCTTCTATGATACTGTAATAGACAGGATAAGGGAATTAACAGAGAAAGATGGCGAGAAGGGAGTAAGCAACATTTCTGCCTCAGCAGCACTCACAGCAGAGATAACCGTAACTGCAGCTGTCCTGATAGCTGCGGTGATGCTGAGGAAGATAAATTTCATCCTCATGGTGTTCATGGTTCTCCTGCTGGCAGTGTTCCTACTGACCTCGTTCCCGCTCTCTGTGAGACTCAGAAGGGAACAGGGGGATGAGTTCAGCAGGATGATATTCTATGCGCTCATGACACTTGGAATACTGGTTTCAATATTCTACTGGGGTGGTTCAGGTGTCTGA
- the ehbF gene encoding energy conserving hydrogenase EhbF, with translation MNPLIPVMVVLPILCALLLNLLHGRDRTVKALAVAVAIVLPLIPLLAGYGAHYFGGYAPLSENPAIASGLPESVKSSYLYSFHPGITYLFGSAQRIFLLILSIVAFLAVLTSLNEVRKPSGVYAFLMFMGTAAVTAIVLTDDIFNLYVFFEIAALAQVGVILCSGVERSYETALKYMMIGGVAAPMLLLGVAILLALTGNVNISDIVFSMRNGLVNPGSPLFLLASSLILFGWLYGTGLPPFHTIKSAVYSRALPHGAALLQAFSVFTFTALALVILRMFYHMPLVRWAMVFFSLAGMVLGISMALMQTDLRRMIGFLAVGELGYIGIGLGLGTAASISAGLFQAVNEALITACIFLGFGTIFYMTGRSDPERIGGLIAYKPGLAGLVMLSGFIMAGVPPFNVFQSKLMLIQASIQAGFPELGVVMILLSIVTFMTFLRAFYSVYLRPEPEGMELESESVPRSTVFSLVVLILICTALGLAPWIATSQFTSLIQGLII, from the coding sequence ATGAATCCACTTATACCGGTCATGGTGGTTTTACCGATTCTGTGCGCACTTCTACTTAACCTCCTTCATGGAAGGGACAGAACCGTGAAGGCACTGGCTGTTGCAGTGGCAATCGTGCTTCCACTCATACCCCTCCTTGCAGGATACGGTGCACATTACTTTGGGGGCTACGCCCCGCTATCAGAGAATCCTGCCATTGCATCTGGGCTGCCCGAGTCCGTAAAGTCATCGTACCTCTACTCATTCCACCCCGGGATAACATACCTCTTTGGAAGTGCCCAGAGGATATTCCTGCTCATACTATCAATCGTGGCGTTCCTGGCGGTTTTAACATCCCTCAATGAGGTCAGGAAACCTTCAGGCGTCTACGCATTCCTCATGTTCATGGGGACAGCAGCTGTTACAGCCATAGTCCTCACAGATGACATATTCAACCTCTATGTCTTCTTTGAGATAGCGGCGCTTGCACAGGTTGGTGTGATACTCTGCTCAGGTGTGGAGCGCAGCTATGAAACCGCACTCAAATACATGATGATAGGTGGAGTGGCAGCCCCAATGCTCCTCCTGGGGGTGGCAATACTCCTTGCACTGACAGGTAACGTTAACATATCAGATATAGTGTTTTCAATGAGAAATGGCCTTGTTAACCCTGGCAGCCCCCTGTTCCTGCTTGCATCATCACTCATACTCTTCGGGTGGCTCTATGGAACAGGGCTCCCACCATTCCACACCATCAAATCAGCGGTCTACAGCAGGGCCCTCCCCCATGGGGCGGCACTTCTTCAGGCCTTCTCTGTCTTCACCTTCACAGCCCTCGCACTGGTCATACTGAGGATGTTCTACCATATGCCTCTTGTGAGGTGGGCCATGGTGTTCTTCTCACTGGCAGGGATGGTTCTTGGTATAAGCATGGCACTCATGCAGACGGATCTAAGGAGAATGATAGGTTTCCTTGCGGTGGGTGAACTCGGGTACATTGGAATAGGCCTTGGCCTTGGAACCGCAGCCAGCATATCGGCGGGTCTCTTTCAAGCTGTCAACGAGGCCCTCATAACAGCATGCATATTCCTGGGCTTCGGAACAATCTTTTACATGACTGGAAGATCCGACCCTGAAAGGATAGGGGGCCTCATAGCATATAAACCCGGCCTCGCAGGTCTCGTGATGCTTTCAGGATTCATAATGGCGGGTGTACCACCATTCAATGTATTCCAGAGCAAACTGATGCTCATACAGGCATCCATCCAGGCAGGGTTCCCTGAGCTGGGTGTTGTGATGATACTCCTCAGCATAGTCACATTCATGACCTTCCTCAGGGCATTCTATTCGGTTTACCTCAGACCCGAACCTGAGGGAATGGAACTGGAATCAGAATCGGTCCCCAGATCAACGGTATTCTCACTTGTGGTGCTGATCCTCATATGCACGGCACTGGGACTGGCGCCCTGGATTGCAACATCCCAGTTCACATCACTGATACAGGGTCTTATAATATGA
- a CDS encoding cation:proton antiporter subunit C, translated as MISLQLASLLTAGSLMVIGAVAVIFIDNLIKKVIALSFIADGVNLFLVTLGYRPGGVVYIYIPGMSGTWFAQNASYPLPFALVLTSIVIGASTLAVMLGIIIILYHKHGTISASKVLEE; from the coding sequence ATGATCTCTCTACAGCTGGCATCCCTACTGACCGCGGGAAGTCTCATGGTCATAGGCGCTGTGGCCGTGATATTCATAGACAACCTCATAAAGAAGGTCATAGCCCTTTCATTCATAGCCGACGGCGTTAACCTCTTCCTTGTGACGCTGGGCTACAGGCCTGGGGGTGTGGTCTACATTTACATTCCAGGAATGTCAGGGACGTGGTTTGCACAGAATGCATCCTACCCGCTGCCATTTGCACTTGTACTCACAAGCATAGTTATAGGGGCCAGTACCCTTGCTGTGATGCTCGGCATAATAATAATCCTTTACCATAAACACGGCACCATAAGCGCGTCCAAGGTGCTGGAAGAGTGA
- a CDS encoding DUF4040 domain-containing protein, with amino-acid sequence MIEYVIMIIAILGAVLALVQRDLLKAAILTGVPGAAIAALYQLLLAPDVALTQAIVGSAIIPVFFALAAYRTMRMEEE; translated from the coding sequence ATGATCGAATACGTGATAATGATCATAGCAATACTTGGAGCGGTGCTTGCACTGGTCCAGAGGGACCTCCTGAAGGCAGCCATACTCACAGGGGTCCCCGGGGCTGCGATAGCCGCCCTTTACCAGCTGCTACTGGCACCTGATGTGGCACTGACACAGGCGATAGTTGGATCTGCAATTATACCTGTCTTCTTTGCACTTGCTGCTTACAGGACAATGAGAATGGAGGAAGAATGA
- a CDS encoding DUF2109 family protein — protein MILRSAILIISSILVILAAIGILRFRDDIERVLYARIHVLGIADVACILALLALGEPLLAATYFILAPFVSHAIANAHYYGEGD, from the coding sequence ATGATTTTAAGGTCCGCTATCCTGATCATTTCATCCATACTTGTGATACTGGCAGCCATAGGTATACTCAGATTCAGGGACGATATAGAGAGGGTCCTGTATGCAAGGATTCACGTCCTTGGTATTGCGGATGTTGCATGCATACTGGCACTCCTTGCCCTTGGAGAACCACTCCTGGCCGCAACATACTTTATACTGGCACCCTTCGTCTCACATGCAATAGCAAACGCCCACTATTATGGTGAGGGGGATTAG
- a CDS encoding monovalent cation/H+ antiporter complex subunit F yields MDLLMISEYILLASLAVFSIAAVRIATRKSIGMGLVGISALSLAIATILILINRMYGVGFCRDIAYAIVLLGPVGTIAFARVLRG; encoded by the coding sequence ATGGATCTGCTGATGATATCAGAATATATTCTCCTGGCTTCACTGGCAGTGTTCTCCATTGCAGCGGTGAGGATCGCAACAAGAAAAAGCATAGGGATGGGCCTTGTTGGCATATCCGCGCTCAGCCTGGCCATCGCAACGATACTCATACTCATAAACAGGATGTATGGGGTTGGCTTTTGCCGTGATATAGCCTACGCCATTGTTCTTCTGGGGCCAGTTGGTACCATAGCATTTGCGAGGGTTCTGAGGGGTTGA
- a CDS encoding monovalent cation/H+ antiporter subunit E, giving the protein MFITRILYGIAYFLVLIYEILKATADVAVRTLNGNIEPVIVEIETELTRPVSQTILANSITLTPGTLSIDLDSENRILKVAAIYPRSREDIIPFEPYIRGMLE; this is encoded by the coding sequence ATGTTTATCACAAGGATTCTGTACGGTATCGCCTACTTCCTGGTCCTGATATATGAGATACTTAAGGCAACAGCTGACGTGGCAGTAAGAACACTGAATGGAAACATTGAGCCCGTAATAGTGGAAATAGAGACTGAACTCACAAGGCCGGTGTCCCAGACGATACTTGCAAACAGCATAACCCTCACACCAGGAACACTTTCGATTGACCTTGATTCTGAAAACAGAATCCTGAAGGTCGCTGCAATATATCCCCGCAGCAGGGAGGACATAATACCATTTGAGCCCTACATAAGGGGGATGCTTGAATAG
- a CDS encoding metal-dependent hydrolase gives MSSYKKHAVFSIIMASPIFQAVFPVALALLGAMIPDMDHEVKSENVSTVFLFGLVIFLVFYILGLPYLAGIALMDLALIFYLSRHRGFTHSILGAFIISSCLTVFVLSMFFLLTSLGLDRKASIMVILTVLGFMFLNRVMILPFVLLTLLGVFLTDFPKMDLYTIMGPLLIGFISHDVLDSLTPSGVRFMRPFSGRTFRKGFGIIMLIFWALVVLYVLLVL, from the coding sequence GTGTCCTCATATAAGAAGCATGCCGTCTTTTCAATCATAATGGCGTCCCCGATTTTCCAGGCGGTTTTTCCGGTTGCACTGGCGCTTCTGGGGGCCATGATTCCTGATATGGATCATGAGGTTAAATCAGAGAACGTTTCAACTGTGTTTCTTTTTGGACTTGTAATATTCCTTGTATTTTATATCCTGGGTCTTCCCTACCTTGCGGGGATTGCCCTCATGGATCTTGCCCTCATATTCTACCTTTCAAGGCACAGGGGATTCACGCATTCAATTCTGGGGGCCTTCATAATCTCTTCCTGCCTGACGGTATTTGTTCTATCAATGTTCTTCCTTCTCACGTCACTGGGCCTCGATAGGAAGGCATCAATCATGGTGATACTCACGGTTCTGGGTTTCATGTTCCTTAACAGGGTGATGATCTTACCATTCGTACTTCTGACTCTTCTTGGGGTTTTCCTCACCGATTTCCCTAAAATGGATCTCTACACAATAATGGGACCCCTCCTCATCGGCTTCATCAGCCATGATGTCCTTGATTCCCTCACACCATCAGGGGTCAGGTTCATGAGGCCCTTCTCGGGGAGAACCTTCAGAAAGGGCTTTGGGATCATTATGCTGATTTTCTGGGCCCTTGTGGTACTCTACGTGCTTTTGGTGCTGTAA
- a CDS encoding succinylglutamate desuccinylase/aspartoacylase family protein, with protein MFVREDSIKISTVHEGSGGDVTLNDALRPHLSSELSLELAEHSRKGTVMLTLGGGRPVVMIVAGVHGNEIPPQVAALRLSEQLLSMDISGTVHLIPFAAPWATMKNSRWFMGHDLNRSASIEGSVTNSIFRRACELGLDALADFHSTAPGSKPGVEGVFCSEEPEHESLEIARYITSRTSSKLLCYERASSHYRGALEDECNLAGIPAVTCEVLSENGVVREGSEGRSLLQMRVFLKYMGILS; from the coding sequence ATGTTTGTGAGGGAGGACTCGATTAAAATTTCAACTGTACATGAGGGTTCGGGAGGTGATGTTACTCTCAATGATGCTCTACGGCCACATTTAAGCTCAGAACTTTCCCTTGAACTGGCAGAGCACTCCCGAAAGGGTACAGTGATGCTCACCCTTGGAGGCGGGAGGCCAGTGGTGATGATAGTGGCAGGGGTTCATGGCAATGAGATACCCCCACAGGTAGCGGCTTTAAGGCTTTCAGAACAGCTCTTATCCATGGATATAAGTGGGACCGTTCATTTGATACCATTTGCCGCCCCATGGGCAACGATGAAGAACAGCAGGTGGTTCATGGGACATGATCTGAACCGCTCAGCCAGCATTGAGGGGTCTGTAACAAATTCCATATTCAGGAGGGCATGTGAGCTGGGGTTGGATGCCCTCGCAGATTTCCACTCCACGGCACCTGGAAGCAAACCAGGTGTTGAGGGTGTTTTCTGTTCAGAGGAACCTGAACACGAGAGCCTGGAGATAGCCCGTTACATAACTTCAAGGACTTCATCAAAACTTCTATGCTATGAGAGGGCGTCTTCCCATTACAGGGGGGCCCTTGAGGATGAATGCAATCTTGCAGGCATCCCAGCTGTAACCTGTGAGGTTTTATCTGAGAATGGAGTTGTCAGGGAGGGCAGTGAGGGGAGGTCGCTCCTTCAGATGAGGGTTTTCCTCAAGTACATGGGTATTCTATCATGA